A genomic window from Punica granatum isolate Tunisia-2019 chromosome 2, ASM765513v2, whole genome shotgun sequence includes:
- the LOC116196379 gene encoding protein trichome birefringence-like 12 has product MAPKLPSPLFPLLVFVVLTLLFLHSSLLSSPRPQPQNLPRPPSCNLFNGRWVQDPNKPKPLYDETCPFHRNAWNCLRNQRENMAAINSWKWVPDGCALDRVDPTRFLTLMRNRNIGFVGDSLNENFVVAFLCALRAADSGAKKWKRKGAWRGAHFPKFNVTVAYHRAVLLANYGWHPEQSAHAGEVKAKGVYRVDVDIPADDWAHIDNFYDVLIFNTGHWWGPDKFPKETPLVFYKAGKPIAPSLEMLDGFKVVLRNMVNHIQKVVSRKTLKFWRLQSPRHFYGGDWNQNGSCLFDKPLEESELDMWFDPSNNGVNKEARLLNNLIREAVQGSDIRVLDLTHLSEFRADAHPAIWLGKKDAVQEWGQDCMHWCLPGVPDTWVDILAQLIRHSFESQRLGH; this is encoded by the exons ATGGCTCCGAAGCTCCCATCTCCACTCTTCCCACTCCTCGTCTTCGTAGTCCTGACCCTTCTCTTCCTCCACTCCTCCCTTCTCTCTTCTCCACGCCCTCAACCGCAGAACCTCCCAAGACCCCCGTCTTGCAACCTCTTCAATGGCAGGTGGGTCCAGGACccgaacaagcccaagcccctGTACGACGAGACCTGCCCGTTCCACAGGAACGCGTGGAACTGCCTCAGGAACCAGAGAGAGAACATGGCCGCGATCAATTCTTGGAAGTGGGTGCCCGACGGCTGCGCCCTGGACCGTGTCGACCCGACGCGGTTCCTGACCCTGATGAGGAACAGGAACATTGGGTTTGTCGGGGACTCGTTGAACGAGAACTTCGTGGTGGCGTTTCTGTGTGCTCTGCGGGCGGCTGATTCAGGGGCCAAAAAATGGAAGAGGAAAGGGGCTTGGAGGGGAGCTCATTTCCCGAAATTCAACGTCACGGTGGCGTATCACCGCGCAGTTCTGCTGGCGAATTACGG GTGGCACCCAGAACAGTCTGCACATGCGGGTGAAGTGAAAGCGAAAGGCGTTTATCGAGTAGATGTGGATATTCCTGCTGATGATTGGGCCCACATCGATAACTTCTATGATGTCCTGATTTTCAATACTGGTCATTG GTGGGGCCCTGACAAATTTCCGAAAGAGACGCCTCTGGTTTTTTACAAGGCAGGGAAACCAATAGCTCCTTCCCTAGAGATGTTGGATGGGTTTAAAGTCGTTCTGCGGAATATGGTTAATCACATCCAAAAAGTGGTATCTAGAAAGACGCTTAAGTTCTGGAGGTTGCAATCACCAAGGCATTTTTACGGCGGGGACTGGAATCAAAATGGGAGTTGCCTTTTCGATAAGCCGCTCGAGGAATCTGAG CTTGACATGTGGTTTGATCCCAGCAACAATGGAGTAAACAAAGAAGCGAGGCTGCTGAATAATCTCATCAGAGAGGCTGTTCAAGGAAGCGATATTCGAGTACTCGATCTGACTCACTTGAGCGAGTTCAGAGCGGATGCCCACCCTGCCATTTGGTTGGGGAAGAAGGACGCAGTGCAGGAGTGGGGCCAAGACTGCATGCACTGGTGCCTACCTGGCGTGCCCGACACATGGGTCGACATATTGGCCCAGTTGATCCGTCACAGCTTTGAGAGTCAAAGACTGGGACACTGA